The window CCTCAGGAGCAGGGATAAAAGGGTTGTCTTCCCACTGCCCGATTCACCGACTATTCCGAGACTTTCCCCTTTGGAAACAGATAAAGAAATATTTTTAAGGATATTCTTTTCCTTATAAGCGAAATACACATTGGCAAGGTCAAAAACAGTATTCACATCTTTACTCACAATGAACCCGGGTTCTTTGCCCCAAGGCTTAATTTCCGCGCGGAGGATATAAGCAGCTTTGTATATTCATGCTGAGGGTTTTTAATAAGGGCGTCGCCATCGGCTTCTTCAACAATAGTTCCATCCTTCATGACAATAATCCTGCGGGCAATTTTATGGACAATTGCAATATCATGGGAAATAAAAAGCACCGCAATTCCCCGCTTCGCTGCGGTATCATGAATCAGTTCCACAAGCTGCTTTTGAATTGATGCGTCCGTAGAGCTGGTGGGTTCATCCGCAATGAGCAGCTTTGGCGAACATGCAAGGGCAAGGGCGATGGCAACCCGCTGTCTCTGCCCTCCGGAAATCTCGTGGGAAAATGACCCGGCAATACGCTCAATATCGCTTAATTTGACTTCTTCCATCAAAGCTAAAACCGCATCATGCAGTTTTATACCTGTAAGGCCTGAGTGTTTTTTCAGGGGCAGGGCGATTTGCTTCCCTGTCTTCATTAATGGGTCCAGGGCATAGCCTGGTTCCTGAAAAACAATCGCAGCATCCCTGCCTCTAATATTTACTAGGCTGCTTTCGCGGGCCCCGATGATTTCATTTCCATTAAGCAGTATGCTTCCGCTTGGATACATGGTCCTGGGCAAAAGCCCTGCAATCGCCAGGGATGTGAGGGATTTGCCGCTCCCCGATTCACCCACAAGCCCCAAAACCTCCCCTTGGTTGATATAAAAACTGATTCCTTTTATGAGGGTATTTTGGGTGTTACGCAAACTGACGCTTAATCTCCTGACTTCCAGCAGCGGCCGTTCCGGTATATTCCCGCTCATTGAGCAATTCCCCCTCCGGCGCCGTATTTGTCACGGATAGCGTCTGCCAGCAGGTTTACGCCGATAACGATGGCGATGATTGCCAGGCCCGGCACGATGGCCCCGAGAGGGGCGGTCAGCACCGTTGACTGGGCATTCTGCATAAGCCTGCCCAGGGAAGCGTTTGGAGGCGGCACCCCAAGCCCCAAATAGGAAAGGCCCGCCTCCGCTAAAATAGATACCCCGAAAATAACGGCGATATTCACCGACAGAACCTGCCAGATGTTTGGCAATATATGGATAAAAGTGCTGGCAATGCTGCCGGTGCCCGAGGTTTTCGCGCTGATAAAAAACCATTTTGACATTACCTGTTTTGTCAGTATCCTGGTGAGCCTGGCAATAACTGCGGAACAGGCGATACCTATTGAAATGATAGCTGTCCAGACACTTCTTCCCTGGGTCGCGCCGATAAGCATAGCCAGCAGCAGAGTGGGAAATGCTATCAATGTATCGAGAAAGGACGAACTTGCGCTGTCCGCCCATTGGGGCAGCCATGCAACCAGAAGACCGATTAAAACGCCGATCAAAGCTGCAATGATGGTAGCAGTGAACCCGACCATGTACGCTATCCGTGTGCCCACCATCACATAACTGGCAAGATCCCTGCCAAGCCTGTCGGTTCCGAAAATATGCGTCAGGC is drawn from Leadbettera azotonutricia ZAS-9 and contains these coding sequences:
- a CDS encoding ABC transporter ATP-binding protein, producing MSGNIPERPLLEVRRLSVSLRNTQNTLIKGISFYINQGEVLGLVGESGSGKSLTSLAIAGLLPRTMYPSGSILLNGNEIIGARESSLVNIRGRDAAIVFQEPGYALDPLMKTGKQIALPLKKHSGLTGIKLHDAVLALMEEVKLSDIERIAGSFSHEISGGQRQRVAIALALACSPKLLIADEPTSSTDASIQKQLVELIHDTAAKRGIAVLFISHDIAIVHKIARRIIVMKDGTIVEEADGDALIKNPQHEYTKLLISSARKLSLGAKNPGSL
- a CDS encoding ABC transporter permease; translated protein: MKKNLRLYAAILLLALTFLIAAVSLFWTPYDLDDTSGGRLEGPSLTHIFGTDRLGRDLASYVMVGTRIAYMVGFTATIIAALIGVLIGLLVAWLPQWADSASSSFLDTLIAFPTLLLAMLIGATQGRSVWTAIISIGIACSAVIARLTRILTKQVMSKWFFISAKTSGTGSIASTFIHILPNIWQVLSVNIAVIFGVSILAEAGLSYLGLGVPPPNASLGRLMQNAQSTVLTAPLGAIVPGLAIIAIVIGVNLLADAIRDKYGAGGGIAQ